The window CCGGCGCGCCGCCGTCCTCCGCCCGCACGCACAGCTGCAGCTCGCGCAGCTGCTCGTAGTCCAAGGAGCGCAGCGCGTACAGCGCGCCCGTCTCCGCCTGCACCGACACGTACGACGACAGCGGCGCGCCCCGCACCCGCCCCTCCGCCAGCCGGTAGCGCACGCGCGCGTTCTGCCCCCAGTCCGCGTCCGTGGCGCGCACCGTCAGCACCAGCGCGCCCGCCGCGTTGTTCTCCGCCAGCCGCGCGCTGTAGCGCTCCTCCAAGAACACCGGCGCGTTGTCGTTCACGTCCAGCACCCGCAGCGCCAGCACCGCGCTGCTCTGCAGCGACGGCGACCCGCCGTCGGCCGCCCGCACCGTCACGTTGTACTCCGACACCTGCTCCCGGTCCAGCTCTCTCGCTGTCACCACGCGGTAGTAGTCATCAAACGATTTCTCCAGTCGGAACGGGACATCCTTTTCGAGCGAGCACCGAACCTCACCTTTCGCTCCAGAGTCCGGGTCCTGCACGTGCAGCAGGGCGACCACCGTCCCTGCCGGGGCATCCTCCGAGATCTCACTTAGCGCCGACGACACTGTGAGTTCCGGGGCATTGTCGTTCACATCTGTTACGGTAACTATAAGTTTGGCAGTGTCAGAAAGGTCTCCCCCGTCATGTGCTTGCACCTCCAGTTCGTAGGAATAGCGTTCCTCGAAGTCTAGGCTCCGTAGTAGTGTGATATCTCCTGTGTCAACGTCTAACTGGAAAATCTCTGAGGCTTTCTCTGTAATTTTCTTGAACAAGTAGTTCACGTGTCCATTCGGCCCCTCGTCCCTGTcggtggcagtgacagtgacgAGAACTGAGCCCACGGGCACGTCCTCGGGCACACGCACCGTGTACTCCGCCTGGCTGAACACGGGCGCGTTGTCGTTCGCGTCCAGCACCGTCACGCGGATCCGAGCCGTGCCCGTCCGTGCCGGATCGCCGCCGTCCATCGCCCTCAGCACCAGCTCGTGAAACGCCGCCTCCTCCCGGTCCAGCGCCTTCGCCAGCACCAGCTCGGGACGCTGATCGCCGCCGGGGCCCGCCTGCACGGCCAGCGAGAAGTGCTCGTCACCGCTCAGCTCGTAGCTCTGCAGAGAATTTCGGCCCGAGTCTGGGTCGTGAGCGTCTGGCAGGGGAAATCGCGACCCCGGAGCTGTCGTTTCGCTcactctcaattttttttctgcctctctgaAGTAAGGCGCGTTGTCATTAATATCCGTGATTTCCGCCTCGATTACATAAACCTGCATCTGTCCCTCCACTATCAGCTCACAGCGCAGCACGCATTGCTGTGCACTCTcgcacagctgctctctgtcGATCCTCTCCGCCGTCACTAAATGTCCCGTCTTCCCATGCAGAGCGAAATACTGCGTCCTACCTTTGTCCAGGATATGAACGCCGCGATCTCGGATCtccggcagctgcagccccaggtccTTGGCCACGTCGCCCACGAACGAGCCCTTGGGCATCTCCTCGGGCACCGAGTAGCGCAGCTGCCCCCACGCCGCCTCCCACGCCGCCAGCAGCAcggcccagagcagagctcgcTGCCGCCGGCCCCAGCGCCTCCCCGCCGCGCACATCTCGGCCGCGGCTCCGCCGGCACCGCAGCACCGCCGATCCAATCCCGCTGCCACTCAATGCTCTCAGCTCCTGCACCGAGCGCAGCTGCCGGTGCCTCCGCCTGGCTCCACAATGGACCAGCACCGCGGGGACGATCGGGGACCACAGGTTCGGGCAGGGAGAGAGCAACCGAGTGAGCCGATCCGCAGCGGGCGGGGCTGCCGGTAGCGCTCCGAGCTTCCTCTCGCTCCTCTCGGTCAACAGCGGCGCCCGCAGCCTCCTCCCGGCACTGCAGGCACCGAGCGctgcccggcgctgcccgccctGCCTCGCTCCGTACCGGGCACGGTCGCCACCGAGATGTCGCTTTTCGTCCAGCGCCGATCTCCTGCCTCCGCATTTCTCCAGCCCAtctctgctttcatcctccaGGGTATCACCACCGGGAGAAGGGAGAGGCATTCCATGGGCGTGGTTCTTTAACCGAACGGGAATATCATAATTTCCAAATGTCATTATACGTAAactaaaatacatattttaccCATATTAATCTTATCCTTTTTGTTCAAAAGCACCTTCAACAACAGGCTCGCATAGAGAAAAAGGGATGATACCATATCCCGAACAAACAGAGCTATCAGGTTTATTAACACAAGCAGGACGAAAGCAATTGCATGCTGCTTGAAGTCAGGGGTTAATTTTTACAGGATTCAATTATAAGTACAAATAAAGATGCAGCTGAAACTCTCTCGGTAATCTTTCAGGACTTGAAATATTTGATATCCTTTCCCAAGAGATGCCTAGTGTTTCCTTACTTTATACAGTTTTACATTTGGTCCAATCATTGTagctttccctttttttttttttttctaaaagcaaTGTGTGAAGCACTAAAGCTCATTAGTAATCTAGTCACATAAGTATTTCTTAATGACCGTGATGCGATATGCCCTCAAGAAAATATATATGGGACCGTAGAACAAAAGTACAACACTTGAAACTCTTCTGACCACTAATCAACGTACAAATGGGCTTGATTCAAGTGCCTGAACCCTCCTGTGGCCAATCTCCCTAATACGTGATCCCTTCGTATATCAGATGTTTATCCTAGTAAACAGAATCGCAAAAATTTGCTTTCTCGATATATTTGACATCtactaaaacccccaaaatctttGTGCAAAGAGGATAGAAGAATAACAATCTCTGAAGCGGAAATCTTTCAGCACTCTCACCAGTGTACGAAATAAAGATCATGAAGAGCAAACAGAGTGAACTGCAAGCCAGGATGCATAAACGAAGCCATCTAGCCTCGCTACTGCATTCCCCCTAAAGCGGGGGACAATCTCTTCTATCACTCAGAAAAAACACTCAAAGGAACTATCCATATTCGTTTCCTTTCTAAATCAAACAGGGACAAAACAAATTTTACGGAAGGGGTTACGGAAGAGCTATACACGAGCTCCAAGCAAACCCTTTCTGAACAaatcagtcaggaaaaaaaaaaatatcttcaacaCCAGATGTCGGtgctcttatttttttccccagactCCTTCATGCAGAATCAGCCTTTCTCCATTCACAGATTACTGAACTGCTTTCAATGTTGATAACACATTCTAATTGAGAGAGCTCGAGTGCTGAAGACAAAACCTCGCGCTCAAGCTGAACCCATGACCAAATCAGAACCAAGTATTTCCGGCGCGCCatgaagggggaaaaacccGTTAATTCAGTCCGTCATGGAGACAGGACAGTGCAACTCACATAAACAAAACTCCGGGAAACAAGGAGAAACACTCAGAAACACCGCTACTAGCCAAAAGAAGCTCTATCATCAAAGCCTGCCATCTGAAGCGGTTACCGAGAAAAAACGGTAAAACTTTTGCCGCTGCGTGAGGATACACATGAGGAATACCCATTGACACCAGGCAAAGAacaagtggggaaaaaagatgaCGTTTcgagaattttaaaaacagaggaaGCTCACACATTACAGACCTGCGGTGCGTCGGGATTGGCGGGCGGCTCTCCCACAACGATGTCACTGTTCGTGCTCGGTTTGTCGCAGGAATCGCCGCCCAGAAGCTCCTCCGCCGACAGGATGGGcaccggcggcggcggcggccaaGCGGCCTCGGGCacggcgcgggcgggcggcggcacGCACAGGTTGTAGGAGTAGGGCAAGGTGCCCTCGCAGAAGTCGGCCGGGAAGGCGGCGCCGGCCAGCGAGAAGCGCTGCGCGCCCAGGCAGCGCAGCAcggcgggcggcccggcccggcgcagCCGCGCCAGCACGGCCAGCGCCACGCTCAGCACCAAGAGCGCCGAGAGCAGCGCCAGCGCCAGCACCAGGTAGAACTGCAgctcggccgccgccgccgccgcctcggcGCCCGCCGGCCGCTCGCTCAGCTCCGGCAGCGCCTCCTGCAAGCTCTCGGCCAGCACCACGTGCAGCGTGGCCGTGGCCGACAGCGCCGGCTGCCCGTGGTCCTTCACCACGGCCACCAGCCGCTGCTTGGCCGCGTCCCGCTCGCCCACGGCGCGCGCCGTGCGCACCTCGCCGCTGTGCAGCCCCACGCGGAACAGCGCCGGCTCCGACGCCTGCACCAGCTCGTACGACAGCCACGCGTTGCGCCCCGCGTCCGCGTCCACCGCCACCACCTTGGCCACCAGGTAGCCGGCCTCGGCCGAGCGCGGAACCACCTCGAaaggcgccgccgccgcccctcccGCAGCctctcccgccgccgccgccgcgggccAGAGCACCCTGGGCGCGTTGTCGTTGCGGTCCAGCACGAAGACGCGAACCGTGGCCGTGGAGCTGCGCGCCGGCGAGCCGCCGTCCTGCGCCCGCACGGCCACCGTGAACTCGCGGCACTGCTCGTAGTCCAAGGAGCGCTGCGCGTACAGCGCGCCGCTCCGCGCCTCCACCGACACGAGcggcgccgcgcccgccgcgcccgcgctgccgcccgccAGCCAGTAGCTCACGCGCCCGTTGGCGCCCGCGTCCGCGTCCCGCGCCTGCACGCGCAGCACCAGCGCGCCCGCCGCGTTGTTCTCCGCCACGTACGCGCTGTACGCCGCCTCCTCGAACACCGGCGCGTTGTCGTTCACGTCCGAcacctccagcaccagctccctgctgctccgcAGCGCCGGCCTGCCCCGGTCCCGGGCCACCACCGACACGCGATGCTCCGACGCCTGCTCGCGGTCCAGCGCGCCCGATGTCACCACCTTGTACGAGCCGCCCGACGACGCCACGATCGACAGAGGCGCCTCTCCCGACAGCTCGCACGACACCTGACCGTTCTCGCCGGAGTCCGGGTCGTTCACGTTCAGCACGGCCACCACAGTACCTACTGGAGCGTCCTCAAGCACCGGGCTCGATAGTGAAAGAATGGTGATCTCGGGAGTGTTATCATTCTCGTCTGTGATGTCGATGTGCACTTCGCAGTGATCAGTGAGCCCGCCGCCGTCGGTCGCCTCCAGGCCAAAAAcgtattttttttcctcctcgAAATCGAGTGGAGCAACCGTCCTGATCTCTCCACTATCGCTGTCGACAGTGAACAATGAGGGTACGATGTCTGCGACGTTGCCAAAGGAGTAGGAGACTCGTCCATTTGAGCCCACGTCCGCATCCGTGGCCCGGACCCGCAGCACCAACGACCCCGCTGGCAAATTCTCAGCCACTCTCGCCTCGTAGACGTTTTTGCTGAACACGGGTGGGTTGTCATTTAAGTCCGTCACGTTGATGCGAACCTGGACAGTCCCGGATCTCGCAGGTTCCCCACTGTCCACTGCCGTAAGTACTAGATCAATGGAACTCTGTTTCTCTCGGTCCAACGGTCTCTCCAGGACTAATTCCGGCTGCTTCTTTCCACCTGGCTTTTCCTTCATTGCGAGTGAGAAAGACGGGTTGATGGTTAGTTGATAAGTCAGCAGCGAGTTGCTTCCTGCATCTGCATCTCGTGCCATCTCCAGCGGAAAACGAGCACCGGGAAGCGTCCATTCACCAATTTCGACCTCCAGAGCAGCCTTGCTGAAGACTGGGGAATTGTCATTAACATCCTCGATCGCCACCTCAACGTGGAAAACGTTCAGTGGGTTGTGCACCAGCGCCTCGAAGCTGACAGAGCAGGTCGCAGAGGCACCGCACATCTCCTCCCGGTCCAGCCTCTCGTTCACGTACAGGTTCCCGTTCTC of the Ammospiza nelsoni isolate bAmmNel1 chromosome 16, bAmmNel1.pri, whole genome shotgun sequence genome contains:
- the LOC132080614 gene encoding protocadherin gamma-A10-like; the protein is MCAAGRRWGRRQRALLWAVLLAAWEAAWGQLRYSVPEEMPKGSFVGDVAKDLGLQLPEIRDRGVHILDKGRTQYFALHGKTGHLVTAERIDREQLCESAQQCVLRCELIVEGQMQVYVIEAEITDINDNAPYFREAEKKLRVSETTAPGSRFPLPDAHDPDSGRNSLQSYELSGDEHFSLAVQAGPGGDQRPELVLAKALDREEAAFHELVLRAMDGGDPARTGTARIRVTVLDANDNAPVFSQAEYTVRVPEDVPVGSVLVTVTATDRDEGPNGHVNYLFKKITEKASEIFQLDVDTGDITLLRSLDFEERYSYELEVQAHDGGDLSDTAKLIVTVTDVNDNAPELTVSSALSEISEDAPAGTVVALLHVQDPDSGAKGEVRCSLEKDVPFRLEKSFDDYYRVVTARELDREQVSEYNVTVRAADGGSPSLQSSAVLALRVLDVNDNAPVFLEERYSARLAENNAAGALVLTVRATDADWGQNARVRYRLAEGRVRGAPLSSYVSVQAETGALYALRSLDYEQLRELQLCVRAEDGGAPALSSNVSVRLQIVDENDNAPQVLYPPAAAAAAWSGVELAPRRSEAGALVAKVVAVDADAGQNAWLSYELAKATEPGLFRVGPHSGEVRTARSPLARDAARHSLVVLVRDHGRPALSATATLSVVLAESVAELLAELGSAAHEAAAPGEPAASLTRWLVLAVAAVSCLFVAFLLLLLALRLRRCHRQQLLPPDSGASRGVPVSHFVGIDGVRAFLQSYAHDVSLTADSRKSHLRFSAASCCDTLPARPPPDEPAPLLGDEEPAGALPSDPAPSSETLTKSVVKFPLVKFRRLVPISVIV
- the LOC132080615 gene encoding protocadherin gamma-B5-like → MGWRSGPCAAIMKWIKVQARPCGGCSVAAAPPGVAVGRRRAPLEPPPPQRPAPAGCSLARRRPQRQRHRQQQRRREAARAVWVALSGVCCGRRERLEGRQGSGRRQERGERSGQRMAVRRRQRLGPGGGRALLTALLLLLLCVWCRAAAERVRYAIAEELGRGSLVGPLARDLGLSADELPARKLQVASGGKKQLKYFTVNEENGNLYVNERLDREEMCGASATCSVSFEALVHNPLNVFHVEVAIEDVNDNSPVFSKAALEVEIGEWTLPGARFPLEMARDADAGSNSLLTYQLTINPSFSLAMKEKPGGKKQPELVLERPLDREKQSSIDLVLTAVDSGEPARSGTVQVRINVTDLNDNPPVFSKNVYEARVAENLPAGSLVLRVRATDADVGSNGRVSYSFGNVADIVPSLFTVDSDSGEIRTVAPLDFEEEKKYVFGLEATDGGGLTDHCEVHIDITDENDNTPEITILSLSSPVLEDAPVGTVVAVLNVNDPDSGENGQVSCELSGEAPLSIVASSGGSYKVVTSGALDREQASEHRVSVVARDRGRPALRSSRELVLEVSDVNDNAPVFEEAAYSAYVAENNAAGALVLRVQARDADAGANGRVSYWLAGGSAGAAGAAPLVSVEARSGALYAQRSLDYEQCREFTVAVRAQDGGSPARSSTATVRVFVLDRNDNAPRVLWPAAAAAGEAAGGAAAAPFEVVPRSAEAGYLVAKVVAVDADAGRNAWLSYELVQASEPALFRVGLHSGEVRTARAVGERDAAKQRLVAVVKDHGQPALSATATLHVVLAESLQEALPELSERPAGAEAAAAAAELQFYLVLALALLSALLVLSVALAVLARLRRAGPPAVLRCLGAQRFSLAGAAFPADFCEGTLPYSYNLCVPPPARAVPEAAWPPPPPVPILSAEELLGGDSCDKPSTNSDIVVGEPPANPDAPQVCNV